The following is a genomic window from Pseudomonas lurida.
CTTGGATGGAAGTGATCGAACCTTCCTTGGTCGAAGTGATACGTTCTTGCAGAACGCCCATCTCTTCAGCCAGGGTCGGCTGGTAACCTACTGCCGAAGGCATACGGCCCAGCAGTGCGGATACTTCAGTACCGGCCAGGGTGTAACGGTAGATGTTGTCGACGAACAGCAGAACGTCGTTACCTTCGTCACGGAACTTCTCGGCCATGGTCAGGCCAGTCAGTGCTACGCGCAGACGGTTTCCCGGCGGCTCGTTCATCTGACCGTAAACCAGTGCCACTTTGTCCAGAACGTTGGAGTCCTTCATCTCGTGGTAGAAGTCGTTACCCTCACGAGTACGCTCACCCACACCAGCGAACACGGAATAACCGCTGTGCTCGATGGCGATGTTACGGATCAGTTCCATCATGTTTACGGTCTTGCCTACACCGGCACCACCGAACAGACCAACTTTACCGCCTTTGGCAAACGGGCAAACCAGGTCGATAACCTTGATGCCGGTTTCCAGCAGATCGTTGCCGCCAGCTTGTTCGGCGAACGAAGGTGCTGGACGGTGAATGCCCCAGCGCTCTTCGGTGTCGATCGGGCCAGCTTCGTCAATCGGGTTGCCCAGTACGTCCATGATCCGGCCCAGGGTCGCTTTACCGACCGGTACGGAGATGGCAGCGCCAGTGTCGACAACGTCCAGACCGCGCTTCAAGCCTTCGGTAGAACCCATCGCAATGGTACGAACTACGCCGTCGCCCAGCTGCTGCTGAACTTCCAGAGTAGTTTCCGCGCCTTGTACTTTCAGCGCGTTGTAGATGCTCGGTACGCTGTCGCGTGGAAATTCCACGTCGATAACGGCGCCGATGATTTGAACGATACGTCCGCTACTCATAGCTGGATCCTCTGAATATTTGAACCGTTAAACCGCGGCAGCGCCGCCGACGATTTCCGAGATCTCTTGGGTGATCGCAGCCTGACGCGCCTTGTTGTAGATCAGCTGCAAATCGCTGATCAGATCACCGGCGTTATCGGTAGCGTTTTTCATCGCGATCATCCGCGCCGCTTGTTCAGCTGCGTTGTTCTCGACCACCGCCTGGTACACCTGCGACTCCACGTAGCGCACCATCAAGCCGTCAAGCAGCTCTTTGGCGTCTGGTTCGTAGAGGTAGTCCCAGTGGTGCTTGAGTTCCTGATCCGGAGTCGCCACCAGTGGAATCAATTGCTCCACGGTTGGCTGCTGGGTCATGGTGTTGATGAACTTGTTGGATACCACGGACAGGCGGTCAATCCGGCCTTCCAGGTACGCATCCAGCATCACCTTCACACTGCCGATCAAATCATTGATCGACGGCTCTTCACCCAGGTGGCTGATAGCTGCAACGACGTTACCGCCGAAGTTGCGGAAAAAGGCCGCACCCTTGCTACCAACAACACACAGATCGATCTCGACGCCGTTTTCGCGGTTTACCGCCATGTCCTTGACCAGGGCCTTGAACAGGTTGGTATTCAAACCACCGCACAAACCACGGTCACTGCTCACAACCACATAACCGACGCGCTTAACTTCGCGGTCGATCATGAACGGGTGGCGGTATTCCGGGTTGGCGTTGGCCAGATGCCCAATTACCTGGCGGATACGCTCCGCATAAGGACGGCTAGCAGCCATGCGCATTTGTGCCTTGCGCATTTTGCTGACCGCCACTTTTTCCATGGCGCTGGTAATTTTTTGCGTGCTTTTGATGCTCGCAATCTTACTGCGAATCTCTTTTGCGCCTGCCATGTAACACCTATCAGGTTAGCAAGCGGGAGCCTTGCGGCTCCCGCTGCGGCTTACCAGGTTTGGGTGGCCTTGAACTTCTCGATACCGGCTTTCATGCCAGCGTCGATATCGTCATTGAAGTCACCCTTCACGTTGATCTTCGCCATCAATTCGGCGTGATCGCGGTTGAAGTAAGCAATCAGCGCTTGTTCAAAGCTGCCGACCTTGGCGATTTCAACGTCGGTCAGGAACCCACGCTCAGCGGCATACAGCGACAACGCCATGTCAGCGATCGACATCGGGGCGTATTGCTTCTGCTTCATCAGCTCGGTAACGCGCTGACCATGCTCAAGTTGCTTACGGGTCGCTTCGTCCAGGTCAGAAGCAAACTGGGCGAATGCCGCCAGTTCACGGTACTGAGCCAGAGCGGTACGGATACCACCGGAGAGCTTCTTGATGATCTTGGTCTGAGCGGCACCACCCACACGGGATACCGAAACACCGGCGTTCACTGCAGGGCGGATGCCCGAGTTGAACATGGCCGATTCCAGGAAGATCTGACCGTCGGTGATGGAAATCACGTTGGTCGGAACGAACGCGGAAACGTCGCCAGCCTGGGTTTCGATGATCGGCAGTGCGGTCAGGGAACCGGTTTTGCCGGTCACTGCGCCGTTGGTGAACTTCTCTACGTACTCTTCGGAAACGCGGGATGCGCGCTCCAGCAGACGGGAGTGGAGATAGAACACGTCGCCTGGGTAGGCTTCACGGCCTGGTGGACGGCGCAGCAGCAGGGAAATCTGGCGGTAAGCCACTGCTTGCTTGGACAGATCGTCATAAACGATCAGTGCGTCTTCACCGCGGTCGCGGAAGAATTCACCCATGGTGCAACCGGAGTACGGTGCCAGGAATTGCAGCGCAGGAGATTCCGAAGCACTGGCAGCCACGATGATCGTGTTGGCCAGGGCGCCGTTTTCTTCCAGCTTGCGAACCACGTTGGCGATGGTCGATTGCTTCTGACCGATCGCTACGTAGACGCAGAAAATGCCGCTGTTCTTCTGGTTGATGATCGCGTCGATCGCCAGAGCGGTTTTACCGATCTGACGGTCACCGATGATCAGCTCACGCTGGCCACGGCCGACAGGGATCATGGCATCGACAGCCTTGTAGCCAGTCTGTACAGGCTGGTCTACCGACTTACGCCAGATCACGCCTGGAGCAACTTTCTCGACCGCGTCGGTCTCGGTGTTGCCCAGTGGACCTTTACCGTCAACAGGGTTACCCAGTGCGTCGACTACGCGACCCAGCAGTTCCTTACCAACCGGAACTTCCAGGATGCGGCCTGTGCACTTGGCGCTCATGCCTTCAGCCAGACTGGTGTAAGCGCCCAATACAACGGCACCTACGGAGTCTTGCTCCAGGTTGAGGGCCATACCGTAGACGCCGCCCGGAAACTCGATCATCTCGCCGTACATAACGTCGGCCAGACCGTGAATCCGCACGATGCCGTCAGATACGCTGACGACAGTGCCTTCGTTACGGGCTTGGGAGGTCACATCGAGCTTGTCGATGCGGCCCTTGATAATTTCACTTATTTCGGAAGGATTGAGTTGCTGCATTGCTCTGCTGCCCCTTCAAACTCAAGATTTCAATGCTTCGGCAAGTTTCGCGATTTTGCCGCGAATCGAGCCATCGATAACCAGGTCGCCGGCACGGATAACAACACCACCAATCAGGGATGCGTCCTCCGAAGCTTGCAGGCGCACTTCCCGATTGAGTCGTGCACTGAGAACCTTGGCGAGTTTGTCTTGCTGTTCTTGGTTCAATGCAAAAGCACTGGTCACTTCAACGTCTACCGATTTCTCTGCTTCGGCCTTGTACAGGTCGAACAGAGCGGCGATCTCCGGCAAAAGCGGGAGACGGTCGTTTTCGGCAACGACGTGGATGAAGTTCTGCACTTTCACATCAAACTTGTCGCCGCACACTTCAATAAAAGTGGCGGCCTTGTCTGCGCTCGTCAGGCGCGGGGCCTTGAGCACGCGCTGCATGGTGTCGTCTTGCGACACTGCTGCAGCCAGGCCGAGCATGGCTGACCAAGAGGCCAGCTGCTGGTGGGCCTGGGCGTGCTCGAAGGCTGCCTTAGCGTAAGGTCGGGCCAACGTGGTCAGTTCTGCCATGATCGCCCTCGCTTAAATTTCAGCAGCCAGTTTGTTAACCAGCTCCGCGTGCGCGTTTTGATCGATTGTGGCACCGAGGATCTTCTCAGCACCGCCGACCGCCAGAGCACCCAGTTGGGCACGCAGCGCGTCTTTGACGCCGTTCAGTTCCTGTTCGATCTCGGCATGAGCCGAAGCCTTCACACGGTCAGCTTCGACGCGGGCTTTTTCAACAGCCTCTTCGACGATCTGGTTACCGCGTTTCTTGGCTTGCTCAATGATTTCAGCTGCCTGTGCTTTAGCATCGCGCAGTTGATGACCCACTTTCTCTTGGGCCAACTCCAGGTCGCGAGCTGCACGGCTGGCAGCGTCCAAGCCATCAGCGATCTTCTTCTGACGTTCGTGCAAAGCCGCGATGACCGGAGGCCACACGAACTTCATGCAAAACACTACAAAAATGAAGAACGCAACGGATTGGCCAATCAGGGTTGCATTAATGTTCACGCCAACACCTCGCTCATTCGTTGTCCATCACTCCAATCAACTCGAAAAATTCGAGTGATTAGCCAGCGAGTTGACCAACGAAGGGGTTCGCGAAGGTGAAGAACAGAGCGATACCAACGCCGATCATGGTCACGGCGTCGAGCAGGCCGGCGACGATGAACATTTTAACTTGCAGCATTGGAACCATTTCTGGCTGACGCGCTGCGCCTTCCAGGAATTTGCCGCCCAGCAGGCCGAAACCAATGGCAGTACCCAGGGCGCCCAGGCCGATCAACAGTGCAACAGCGATAGCGGTTAGACCAACTACAGTTTCCATCTTTCCTCCCGACTTTTACGTCGTATGGTTTAGGTTTTTTAGATTTTAAAGCGGTAAAACAAATCGTTTCATAGCCCTGGTGGGCCACCTTCCCGTTTTACCGGGAAG
Proteins encoded in this region:
- the atpD gene encoding F0F1 ATP synthase subunit beta, producing MSSGRIVQIIGAVIDVEFPRDSVPSIYNALKVQGAETTLEVQQQLGDGVVRTIAMGSTEGLKRGLDVVDTGAAISVPVGKATLGRIMDVLGNPIDEAGPIDTEERWGIHRPAPSFAEQAGGNDLLETGIKVIDLVCPFAKGGKVGLFGGAGVGKTVNMMELIRNIAIEHSGYSVFAGVGERTREGNDFYHEMKDSNVLDKVALVYGQMNEPPGNRLRVALTGLTMAEKFRDEGNDVLLFVDNIYRYTLAGTEVSALLGRMPSAVGYQPTLAEEMGVLQERITSTKEGSITSIQAVYVPADDLTDPSPATTFAHLDATVVLSRDIASLGIYPAVDPLDSTSRQLDPNVIGQEHYDTARGVQYVLQRYKELKDIIAILGMDELSETDKQLVSRARKIQRFLSQPFFVAEVFTGASGKYVSLKDTIAGFKGILNGDYDHLPEQAFYMVGGIEEAIEKAKKL
- the atpG gene encoding F0F1 ATP synthase subunit gamma, which codes for MAGAKEIRSKIASIKSTQKITSAMEKVAVSKMRKAQMRMAASRPYAERIRQVIGHLANANPEYRHPFMIDREVKRVGYVVVSSDRGLCGGLNTNLFKALVKDMAVNRENGVEIDLCVVGSKGAAFFRNFGGNVVAAISHLGEEPSINDLIGSVKVMLDAYLEGRIDRLSVVSNKFINTMTQQPTVEQLIPLVATPDQELKHHWDYLYEPDAKELLDGLMVRYVESQVYQAVVENNAAEQAARMIAMKNATDNAGDLISDLQLIYNKARQAAITQEISEIVGGAAAV
- the atpA gene encoding F0F1 ATP synthase subunit alpha translates to MQQLNPSEISEIIKGRIDKLDVTSQARNEGTVVSVSDGIVRIHGLADVMYGEMIEFPGGVYGMALNLEQDSVGAVVLGAYTSLAEGMSAKCTGRILEVPVGKELLGRVVDALGNPVDGKGPLGNTETDAVEKVAPGVIWRKSVDQPVQTGYKAVDAMIPVGRGQRELIIGDRQIGKTALAIDAIINQKNSGIFCVYVAIGQKQSTIANVVRKLEENGALANTIIVAASASESPALQFLAPYSGCTMGEFFRDRGEDALIVYDDLSKQAVAYRQISLLLRRPPGREAYPGDVFYLHSRLLERASRVSEEYVEKFTNGAVTGKTGSLTALPIIETQAGDVSAFVPTNVISITDGQIFLESAMFNSGIRPAVNAGVSVSRVGGAAQTKIIKKLSGGIRTALAQYRELAAFAQFASDLDEATRKQLEHGQRVTELMKQKQYAPMSIADMALSLYAAERGFLTDVEIAKVGSFEQALIAYFNRDHAELMAKINVKGDFNDDIDAGMKAGIEKFKATQTW
- a CDS encoding F0F1 ATP synthase subunit delta — translated: MAELTTLARPYAKAAFEHAQAHQQLASWSAMLGLAAAVSQDDTMQRVLKAPRLTSADKAATFIEVCGDKFDVKVQNFIHVVAENDRLPLLPEIAALFDLYKAEAEKSVDVEVTSAFALNQEQQDKLAKVLSARLNREVRLQASEDASLIGGVVIRAGDLVIDGSIRGKIAKLAEALKS
- a CDS encoding F0F1 ATP synthase subunit B, producing MNINATLIGQSVAFFIFVVFCMKFVWPPVIAALHERQKKIADGLDAASRAARDLELAQEKVGHQLRDAKAQAAEIIEQAKKRGNQIVEEAVEKARVEADRVKASAHAEIEQELNGVKDALRAQLGALAVGGAEKILGATIDQNAHAELVNKLAAEI
- the atpE gene encoding F0F1 ATP synthase subunit C → METVVGLTAIAVALLIGLGALGTAIGFGLLGGKFLEGAARQPEMVPMLQVKMFIVAGLLDAVTMIGVGIALFFTFANPFVGQLAG